The Fibrobacter sp. genomic interval ATCATCCCGAGCGAAAACGAGGTAGACAAGAAGCTCCCCGTCATCTGCATGATTCTAACAAAATCGTAGCGGATTTTTTCAATAGAACACCATAATTATAAAATTACGCTTGCTTTTCATCGAAAAAAAGGTATTTTATTGCAAAAACAACCGCTGGAGGTTTTTTATGGCTAAAATTATCAAGATCATCGTGATTGCCGCCGTCTGCGTCATTTCCGCATTTGGCATTTACAGCCTCATCCAGTACAACAAGGTCGACGAACACACCGCCGACTAAGCAAGTTCTATTCACTTAGATATCAAAACCGGGCCTCGGCTTCGGTTTTTGTTGTTTCATCATTTTCAAACAACCGGCAACCAGCGGCTAGCAACCAGCGACTAGCAACTAGTAACTAGCGGCTAATAATCTATATTTCAGGACATGAATTTCCTGAACAAGAAGCCTGTTTTCTTTGCGGTGACGGCCGCTACTTTCTTCGCAATTCTCCTCATCGTTTTCCGCGGGTTCGCATTCGACGATAGCCAGCTGATGCTCAACAGCGACCAGCTGAATGGTATCGGCAGCCGCATATTGCGCGCCGAAAACGCCATCGTGACCGAATGGGACGACAGCCGCCTGGGCGGCGTGCCTACGATCGACGCCCTGTTCGCCGACGCCTACCACCCGCTGGTATGGACGCAGTTCCTGATGGACCCCGCACGCGCCGTGGGCTTCAAGTTCATGCTCACCGTATGGGTCGCCTTCATGAGCGCGATGCTCTTGGCCTGGAACCTCACGGGCAACCGCTGGTGGGGCGCCCTCCTCGGGTTCCTCTACGCCTTCTCGCCGGAATACTTCACCTACATCTACGGCGGACACGACGGCAAGATGATGGTTTTCGCCATCGCGCCGCTCGCCCTCCTCGCCATCAGGAAGGTTGTCCGTAACGGAAGCCTCCCCTACCTGATTGTACTCGCGCTTTCCATCGCGTGGATGATTCTCGGAAGCCACCTGCAGCTCACGTACCTATTCCTGTGGGGCGCCGGATTCTACACGTTGTACGAAGCCGCATTCCACTGCAAGACGTTCGCCACCCGCGGGAAGCGCGTCGGGCTCGCCGCCGCGGGCCTCGCCTTCGGGCTTGCGCTCGCCTGCTTCCAGCTGGTACCGCCTTACCTGTACACGACCACGCAGTCGGTCCGCGGCGAAGGCGACCACACCAACTACGGGCATGCCGTCAGCTGGTCCTTGCACCAGGAAGAACTCGCACAGATGCTCCTGCCGGGATTCATCGGCGTGGACGTGTACGAGCAGGATCCCCAGAGCGGTGACCTGAAGGGCAGTTCGTTCGTGAACGTCACCATGGACGAATACCGCAAGATGGGCACCTCCGGAAGCCCGTTCTACTGGGGCCACAACAGCTTCAAGCTCGACCACAACAACGCGGGCGCGCTCCTCACCTTCCTCGGATTCCTCTGCCTGTTCTTGCCCGGCAAGCGCCGTTGGGCCACGTTCTGGGCCGTGGGCGCCGTACTCGCCCTCAGCTACGGCATGGGCGCGCACTCTCCGCTCTTCAAGCTCTGGTACGCCATCCTCCCCGGCGTCAAGAATTTCCGCGCCCCGGGCATGGCCCTGTTCTGGCTCCCGCTCCTACTCGTGATGATGGCGGGCCCCGTGCTCCGTGCGATTACGGACAAGGAACAAGACATCGCCAGGAACATCCGCGCCCTCACGCACGGCGCCGCGATGTTCGCCATCCTCCTGTTGCTGGTCGTCATCGCGCGCTACAACTGGACCACGTTCATCGGACCTGTCGGGCTTGTCGCCTGCATCTTGTACGGTATCGCCTGCATCGGCGTGATGAACCTCGATGACCAGGGCAAGGAGTTCTCCTTCGCCAACCTGATTGACGCCTACAAGGCCAAGCTGTCCGGCTCGAACCTCATCGTTCAAGCCTGCGTGGTGCTCGGGTTCACCGCCATCGGCGCATTCCTCATGAGCGGGCAGGACCTGCTTGCCGACCCGGTCGCCGGCCCGTACTTTAAGCCTCTCAACGAAATCGTGATGAACGCGACCGCGGGCACCGTGATTCCGGGATTCGTCCTCATCCTCGTCATTGCAGGCGTAACTCTGTTCATTTTCCGCTGGAATGGTTCCATCGCCTACAAGGCTGGCATTCTCGCCGTCGCCGCCGCGGTAGAACTGTTCTTCATCAACGGGGCGTTCATCCAGAACGTTCCCGCAAACGAATACCTGCAACCGAAAAACCCGGTCGTAAGCGCATTCAAGGCGCCGTACAAGACCGATTCCCTCAATACGCCGCGCGTGCTTTCGCTTTCGCGCAACAAGGCGCTCGGGGCCAACGCCTTCCCGCAGTACCACCTGCGCAACGCCGACGGATTCCACGACAACGAACTTGCAAGCTACCGCGAATTCCGCGGCGGCCAGCAGAACGCGAACTACCTGTTGAACATCAACAATCCCGAAGCCGCCCATCCGTTCCTCGACCTCATGAACATCGGCGCCATCATCTTCGACAGCCGCCAGGGAACGACATTCATGCCTATCCAGACGGCCATGGGCGAAGCCTATATCTACGGGCAGTCCGTGACGATGGACGATGCAAGCGCCATCAAGACTCTCCGCGAAAAGGCAGCCATCCGCAAGCCCAAGGCCGAGGAGAGCGCACCTGTCGCCGCAGAAGATTCAACGGCCGCAGCAAGCGATTCGACCGCAACTGAAACCGCAGCGGCGGAACCCGAACAGGCCGCCGAAGCGGCACAGCCGAAGGCCGAACCCGAAGATGACAGTTTCTACTACCGCGAGACGGTGATCCTCTCCGAGAAGCCGGAACATGAAGGCGAAGGCGGCGTCGCGAACGGATACGCAAAGCTTGTCGCAAGCCCCAAGATGGACACGCAGGTGTTCGAGGTGGAAAGCGACCGCGCTGGCTTCATGGTCGTCGCCGGCAACTACCACCCCTACTGGAACGCAACCGTGAACGGAGCACCCGCCAAGGTCTACAAGGCATTCGGCACGCTCCGCGCCGTCGAAATTCCGAAGGGCAAATCCGAAGTCCACATGGAATACCGGAGCAAGCCGTTACACGCCTGCATCAAGGTGAGCGCGTTTGCGGCAGTACTCCTCATCGCGCTCGGAGTCTTTGTCGCCTACAGGCAGAAGAAAGCTTAATGGATGTCCTTGCACGCTTGCGTTTACAGCGCTGCGGTGCTGTGGCATGACGCCGACTAAATTTTTCCGGCGAAGAAGCTATCGAAATCGATATCCTTGACGCTCTCTACGATGAACTCGGGCTTGGTCTCGAGTTTTTTTACATCTTCGAGCTTGGTCTCACCGCATAGTGGGAGCACGAACCTGCAGCCGGCGCGCTTCGCGAGTTCGAAGTCCGTATAGAGGCGGTCGCCCACGAACAGGATTTCTTCGGGAGCGAAATTTTTCAGCACGCCCGCAAGCATCGCCGGGTTGGGTTTTCCGAAACTGCGTTCCGGTTCCACGCCGTACGCCGTCTTCAAAAGCGCCATGAAGCTCCCGATATCGGGCACGGGGCCGTTAGCATCGGGGCACACGAAATCGGTATGCGTCACCCAGAACGGGATGCCGCGCTGCACGCGGAAACTGAGTTCGCAGAGTTCGCGGTAATCAAAGCTGTTGTGGTAGGCGACGAGCACGAGTTCCGTATCTTCAACCGACGGATTCAAATTCAAACTCGGGTCCTGCGCGGCAAACCACTCGTACACTTCGGGGTTCGCGAAAAAGAACACGTTCTTGATGCCCTTCTCGTGGATGGCATCGAGCGAGAGGTACAAAGCCGAGATGATGGAATCGTCGCGGAGCGGAAGCCCCATCACCTTCAGGCGGTTCTCGTAAAAGACGGGCGACTTGCTCGTATTGTTGCTCAGGTAATAGACCGGCACGCGTGCCGCCACGCGCTTTACCGCTTCTACGGCACCCGGATAAGGACGACCGCTGAGGTACAGCGTCCCGTCCAAATCGAAGACTACGGCTTTTACCGACTTGTGTTCCATGAGCACCAATGTAGAAAATTTTCTACCTTGTACTGCATGAAAACACCCGACAGCCGTTTCTACTGCCCGCAGATTGCAGTGGGCGAATTCGACCTCGACGAAAACGAGAGCAGCCACGCCGTGCGCGTATGCCGTGCAGCCGCAGGCGACACGTTGCAGCTTTCCGACGGGAACGGCCACTACGCGGATGCGATTATCGTAAA includes:
- a CDS encoding HAD-IIA family hydrolase, encoding MEHKSVKAVVFDLDGTLYLSGRPYPGAVEAVKRVAARVPVYYLSNNTSKSPVFYENRLKVMGLPLRDDSIISALYLSLDAIHEKGIKNVFFFANPEVYEWFAAQDPSLNLNPSVEDTELVLVAYHNSFDYRELCELSFRVQRGIPFWVTHTDFVCPDANGPVPDIGSFMALLKTAYGVEPERSFGKPNPAMLAGVLKNFAPEEILFVGDRLYTDFELAKRAGCRFVLPLCGETKLEDVKKLETKPEFIVESVKDIDFDSFFAGKI